In Pongo abelii isolate AG06213 chromosome 5, NHGRI_mPonAbe1-v2.0_pri, whole genome shotgun sequence, the DNA window ACCCTTTCCACTGGGCAGGTTAGGAAAACTCTGAATGGGGCCAATTCTCGCATAGCCCAAAATATTGAGGGCAGATTCCTGGATTCATTCCTGACTGCTTAACAGGAGGTTGCCAGAGATTGCAGTGCATGCTCAGAGGGGTGTTGGAAATATTCCTCTTCAAGAGGACATCTGGAAACTTGCAGGTTCCACTATTGATTATTCTTTATCAGTAATGAGAGGAAGTGAGTAGGGGAGATATCTAGTGCCTGAGATACTGCTTTTGATTCTACTCTCAGCCCCTCACTTCCACTAGTGTTAGAGCCTCTCCAGTAGTCCATAGTCAAATATGGCAGCAGTCAACAGCTTGCCTTTAGGGAGCCTTTGGGAAAAATCACATATGGAATCCAGAAGAATGTGCAACCTATCGTTGGATAATTTTTCCTTATCCCAGAGATTTCTGCACTGTGGGTGAGAAATCAGATTCTGAACTATGACTATACTGACAGAAAGGAAAAATTGGAACATTCATCATGATCTTGGGCTAAAATCTTTTCACTTCTTCGTTGCACAGGTGATAGCTGCAAACATTGGGTACGCCACTGTGAGGCCATGGAGACCCGAGGCCAGTGGGCCCAGAAGCTGGTGATGGAATTTCAGAGCAAAATGGAGAAGTGGCATGAAGAGACGGGTCTGAAACCACCCTGGCACCTTGGAGTAGACTCTCCCTTTCGGAGAAAAGCAGGTGGGTTATGAGGAACTGGAAGACTCCAGTTGCTTAGCTTCTTGCCATTTATCTTTGAATAACAGTGGAGATAAAGCAAGAACTAGCTAATTATCCCAACTGTATGTAATGGAGAGACATCAGTGACTTTTCTTTACAGAGACCTCTTTGACCCCAGGGATAGCCACAGTGTTGATGTCATCATCTCTATTCAGTAGACTGTTGCCTTGGTCTTAAGAATAATATCATTTTTGAGTTCATCCAGGAGCTAGACAGTGTTAAGCTCTCTTTCCTACATATAACATTAATGATCTTAGGATTTTTACTTTCCTTATTCTATTAATAATGAGAGTTGAATGTATCTGATTCTTTTTCccaccttatttttatttagattctCTTTCCAGTCCTCGAAAGAACCCTCTTGAGAGAAGCCCCTCTCAGGGCAGACAGGTTGCCTTTCGGCCTCCAGCATGGAACCGCTTACGCTCTAGCTGCATGGTGGTACGGGTGGATGACCTGGACATCCACCAGGTGAGGACATGGGGAAACATGGTTGGAAAGAGGTGGAGCAGTTTACCTGGAAGGCAGCTGGAACAGTATGAGCAAAGTTTTGGAATTTGGGGACTATTTACCTCACTTGTGGGAAGATTAATAGTTTGGTCTGTTTCTTTCTGAGCATGGCTGGTGAGATCAGGACTTGGGAATTCCCCCAGTTTTACTGTGAATGCTCTACTTTGAACCTCCCGCTGAAAAAACTAACTCGCGAATAGTGCGAGGCAGGTGTGAGAACGCCTGGAATATGTGTGAAAGACACTTTGTTCCCTGTGACAGACTTCGGAGGGATGGTAGAGGCTTTATGCTTCCTAAGCGGAAATGGAGGGCTGCTCTAAGTTTGATTGTTGATACTAACAGTAAGTTGTGATTGTTTAGGTTTCCACCGCTGGACAGCCAAGTAAAAAGCCATCTACACTCCTTTCCTGCAGTCGGAAACTTCACAACCTCCCTACCCAGGTCTCTGCCATTCATATTGAGTTCACAGAGTATTACTTCCCAGATAATCAGGAGCTTCCAGGTAAGCATCTAGGCTGGCTATTTTTCTGTCTAGCTCATGCTTTTCCCATTTGTCAGCCTTGGGGCCactacttatatttttatttgttgttaggAGTTTTCAGTGTTTGAGTTAATGTAGCACACTTTTGTTAAACACTCTGCCCTGTATAAATGTGTACCTTTGCTCTGTTCATAATATAGTTAATATTAGGTAGTAAGAGCCTAGCTATTGCTTTTTACAGgatgtttcttttcttccctctgcttTCCAGTTCCTTGTCCTAATCTCTACATTCAGTTAAATGGTCTGACATTTACTATGGATCCTGTCAGTTTGCTCTGGGGAAACCTCTTTTGCCTGGATTTATACCGCAGCTTGGAGCAGTTCAAAGCTATCTACAAGCTGGAAGATTCAAGTCAGAAAGATGAACACTTGGACATCCGACTAGATGCGTTCTGGTTGAAGGTGAGGGGAGAGTGTGACTTTTATCCCCTCTTGGTAGCCACAGCTGCATTTTTCCAATGTATATAATCCATGGTTTTGCTCTGTCCATTTTGTGGAAGTAAGAAAATAGTTTCACAGCCCAAATGATCTTTTACATGTGTATTAATAGTGGGATGCTGAGATACTCAGATGACCATTCTGAattgtgtttcattttctctgtgAAGGTGAGCTTTCCACTGGAAAAGAGAGAGCGGGCAGAGTTGCATCGTCCCCAGGCCCTTGTCTTCTCTGCGTCAGGCATGATTGCCACCAATACACGTCATGCCCCACATTGTAGTTGTTCAGACCTCCAGAGTCTCTTCCGGGGTTTTGCTGCTGCTGAGTTCTTTCATTCCAATTATGATCACTTTCCTAAGGTTCCAGGTGGCTTTAGCCTTCTGCACATGCTTTTTTTGCATCATGCCTTTCAGATGGattcctgcctgcctcagcctaataCCCTCCCTCCCCAGAGACCTAAGGCTTCCCGGGATCTCTGGTCTGTCCACTTTACCCAGATCTCCTTGGACTTTGAGGGAACAGAAAACTTCAAAGGCCATACCTTGAATTTTGTAGCCCCCTTCCCCCTGTCCATTTGGGCCTGCCTACCCCTCCGCTGGCAGCAAGCCCAGGCACGGAAGCTCCTTTTGGCCTCAGAGGGGAGGCTGAAACCATCAGCCAGTTTTGGAAATCCGGTCCAGTCTGAGGCTCTTGCCCCTGACTCTATGTCCCATCAGCGGTCAAAGACTGAACATGACTTGAAAAGCTTATCAGGACTTACAGAAGTCATGGAAATTCTGAAAGAAGGCAGTAGTGGTATGGACAACAAAGGGCCTCTGACAGAGCTGGAGGATGTAGCAGATGTTCATATGCTTGTACATTCCCCAGCCCATGTCCGCGTGAGGCTTGACCACTACCAGTACTTGGCTCTGCTTCGCCTGAAGGATGTGCTGCAGAGGCTTCAGGAGCAGCTGACTAAGGATACAGAGTCAGTGACTGGGTCTCCCCTGCAGAACCAGACAGCTTGCATTGGAGTTCTCTTTCCCAGTGCTGAGGTGGCTCTGCTTATGCATCCTGCCCCCGGTGCTGTTGATGCTGACTCTGCAGGCTCAGATAGCACTAGCCTCGTAGATTCAGAGCTATCTCCTTCAGAGGATCGGGAACTGAAGTCTGATGCCTCATCAGACCAGGGCCCAGCAAGCCCTGAGAAGGTCTTGGAGGAAAGTAGCATTGACAATCAGGATGTATCCCAGGAGAGGCCACATAGCAATGGAGAACTGCAGGACTCAGGTCCACTTGCCCAGCAGCTGGCAGGGAAGGGCCATGAGGCAGTAGAGTCCCTACAGGCTAAGAAACTTAGCAGAACCCAAGCCTCCAGCTCACCAGCTGCATTGAAGCCCCCAGCTGGCAGGGAAACTGCTGTGAATGGACAGGGTGAGCTCATCCCCTTGAAGAACATTGAGGGAGAATTGTCAAGTGCTATTCACATGACCAAGGATGCCACCAAGGAGGCTCTACACGCCACCATGGACCTCACCAAGGAAGCTGTGTCCCTGACTAAGGATGCCTTCAGTTTGGGCAGAGATCGAATGACCTCCACCATGTACAAGATGTTGTCCCTGCCCCCAGCCAAGTAAGTGGTTCTGTACCTCCTTCACTCATCCCATCTCCTTCTCCTAGTTCTGATCATTGGGTTTAAGGCCTCTTACTGTGTGCATTTCTAGATTGGGAAGTACCATAGAGTCCAGGAGAATGCATAGAATGGCCTATTTAATGGGCAGTTTTCAAGCCAGTATTTATTGCTTCTTAGAATCAGATTATCTCCTTTTTCACTGATTCACTATTTTTTCCCCTCAAGACAGGccttactgtgttagccaggctggtcttgaactgctgggctccgcaatcctcctgccttggcttcctgagtagctgggattatagacacctgccactgtacccagcttgtTTCACTATTATTGATACAAATATGCTAtatcagaataataataatggcatatatataatattattttcagtgggatttcatgtaatttttttgtttgatttgatCCCCACAGCAGCCTGGTAAGGTGGCCTCAGACATTTGTATCCCCAGTTTATagctgggaaaactgaggctttagAGAGGATGAGCTCATAGATATCCCATATCTTGTAAATAGAAAAGCTGTGGCTTTGGACTTGTTTTTTCTGGTACCTTATCAGTGTCTGTCAGAGTAACAGAGAAGGAAGaatttcatccattcaacaaatatcttgTGAGCCCTTTCTGTGTGCTGGGCTCTGTGTTAAGCACTGGAGATAGAGTAGGGAGTAAACAGGAAAACACAGAAATGCACAGTGAGACGAGTGGAAAAGTATGGATTTTCCCATGGGTGTCTTGTGGTTTTAGGAAAGATAGAGTCTAAGGGAAGTCTTTCCTGTAACACTTTGTGGTTTAGAGACCATGGTATGAAAACAGTGCATTTAGAGCTTTTGTCTAAGTGAATTATCTTAAGTGGGTCTCTAATGCCTGTGGGTGAGCTAGTACCTGCTAGGACAGACAGCAAGGAGGAAGGAGAATAAAACTTCAAGGGTTGAGTTGTATAATACTagccaacatttactgagtgccttctTTGCCTGATAAGACACAGTCCTAAGTACTTATAATATTGGTCCACTGGATTTTTATAATAGCCCTATAAGGCAAGTATTAATATCACtccccatctcacagatgaggaaactgaggctcagagaggtaagaaACTGGCACAAGATCACACAACTTGTGAGTGGTGGGGCAAGGATTAAAAGCCTGGACTCCTAATCACCCAATGTGCTGCCTTTTCTAAATGGAGACAAGTAAGGGAGATGGAAAAAGAGCAGaggtgaaaaagagaaaagaaaggtgtGTGAAATGAGcccttttaaaatatcaacagtgGCTTCCTAACTGCCCAAGCCCGTGGCCTTTCCTCAGTCCCCCTTCTCCTGGACTCCTCTGTGGTAGTTAACATTTCTGATCAGTTCATTCTGAATGTTTGTAACCCCACCCAGTTACTCTCAATTCTCTGAAGGAGTCTTCTTTTTCCTTGGctgctctcttcttccttttaacCTATAGGTGTAAATACTCCACAGGGCTAGGCTGTCCATATTCTGATCACTTTTgtcatacttttaatttttaatttttttttgagacaggtctcattctgttgcccagtggtgcgatgtctgctcactgcagcctcgacctcccaggttcaagtgatcctcctgcctcagcctcctgggtagctgggaccacaggcatgcgccaccacgcccagctaatttttgtatttttggtagagatggggtttgccatgttgcccaggctagtctcaaactcttgggctcaagcgattgacccaccttggcctcccaaaatgctgggattataggtgtgagccactgcgcctggcctataattttaattttttaaattataaaaatggttTGTGTTTATCGTGTTGACAATGTAGGAAATAAGagagtaaagaagaaaatataaaaatcacttgTAACAATCCGCAGATAACCACTGTTTACATTTGGGTGTATTTTCTTCCAATCTTTGTATGTCTGCATTCATGTGTACACTTGTGGATGGTTATGCATATAATATCCACAAATAGTTTTTACAACAATAGGATTATATTATTTCTACAATGTTACATGCTGCTTTATTCACTCAATGTTTTATTATGATATTTTCCCATTCATTAGGCATATgaatacatgatttttatttatttttatttttggagatgtggtttcaccatgttgcacaggctggtcttgaactcttgggtgcAAGCGactctcccaccttggcttcccaaagcgctaggGTTATAAGCATAAGCCACTTCCCCTGGCTGAATACATGATTTTTAATTGCTCCATTATATTCTAGTAAAttgatatatcataatttattgatCCATTCCTCTATCTGgggagtcatttaaaaaaatgtttcccaTTTTTCTCAGGTAGAACCAATGCTGTATGAAATGTCCTTATTTTTGTGAACTTTAATCTTTGGAATATTTTACATATCTAAATCTTTCTttagaataaaaaccaaaaagtagctgggtgcggtggctcacgcttgtaatcccagcactttggggggccaaggcaggcggatcacgaggccaggagatcgagaccatcctggctaacacagtgaaaccccgtctctactaaaaatacaaaaaattagctgggtgtggtggcacgtgcctgtagtccagctactcgggaggctgaggcaggagaatggcttgaacctgggaggcggagcttgcagtgagccgagatcacgccactgcactacagcctgggtgacagagcgagactctgtctcaaaagaaataaataagtaataaaataaaataaaaaccaaaaagtgAAATTATTAGGTCAAATgctacaaacatttttaaagttgttgATGCATTTGCCAAACTAACAGGTTTGTAACAGTCTGTGCTTTTTAATGGTTTCTCTCTCAGAATCCCCTGCAGGGTTTGTTAAAACATAGtggcagctgggcgcggtggctcacgcctgtaatcccagcattttggaagcctgaggcaggcagatcatgaggtcaggagatggagaccatgctggctaacacggtgaaaccctgtctctactaaaaatataaaaaattagctgagtgtggtggcatgcacctgtagtcccagctactctggaggctgaggcaggagaattgcttgaacccaggaggcggaggttgcagtgagctgagatcatgccactgcactccagcctgggcaatagagtgagactccatctcaaaaaaaaaaaaaccaaaaacatagtTTGCTGAGCCCTATTTCTCATTCATGGAATGAGATGGGGCCtgataatttgcttttttttgtttttgagatggagtctcactctgtcgcccaggctggagtgcagtggtgcgatctcagctcactgtaacttccgcctcctgggttcaagcaattctcctgcctcagcctcccgagtagctgggactacaggcgtgtgccaccacactcagctaatttttgtattttcagtagagacggggttacaccatgttggccaggctggtctcaatctcttgacctcaggtgatctgcccaccttggcctcccaaaatgctgggattacaggcgtgagccacctcattgggcccaagaatttgcatttctaacacatTCCCCGTTGATTCTGATGCTCCTGCCAGGACCACACTTTGGGGAACACTGCTCTAGGGAACATCAGTTTTCCCTGTCTGTTCCCACATGAAGACTTTTTAGTGTATAAAAAGTATGGTTGATTTCTATATaggtggtattttattttattttattttattttattttattttattttatgagacatcCATTACTCACTATAGTCTTTTCCTCTCCAGCTTGTTTGAAAAAGTCAGGCCAAACGTCCTAAACCATAGGTATAATCTTGTTATTTCCCTACTCCAAAACCTTTACGCTTTTCCCTCATACCCCCTGAATTTAATTTGAACTTCTTAAGTGTGGCATAATCAATTATTATGATACAGCCATATAGCAATTTAtagttttcaaagcattttaataaatacttttttattcaAGGTTTTCTATAATTTGGCTGCCACTCTTGTGGTAAAGTGAAAAATCACTTAGTGTGAAGTTAGGAGACTTgagtcttttatttttgagacagagtctcaccgtgtcacccacactggagtgcagtggtgtgatctcggctcactgctgcctcaacctcccaggctcaggtgatcctctcatctcagcccccagtagctggactacaggcacgcaccatgatgcctggctaatctttgtattttttgtagagaccaggttttgccatgttgcccaggctggtctcgaactcctggattcaagccatctgcctgccttggcctcccaaagtgctgggaatataggcgtgagtccctgcacccagcctgagttTTTCTTAATTCTACCTTTAACTGTGACCTTGggacagtttcttcatctgtaaaatgggagggtGGTATTTAAAGGTCCTTAAAGGTTTCTTTTCACTGTGTTAATGCCTTTTTAACTTTATCTTCCATTGCTCTCCCTGACAAAACCTATGCTTCAGCTGGGCAGAGCTATTATTCTTACCAGTCTCTTTTTGTTTCTGGCTCTATGCCTTTGTTTATGCCATTTCTTGCCTATAGAATACCCTCTTCTCACTTTCACAGTCCTTCAAGGACCACCTCAAATGTTATCTCTTACCACAAAGCCACTCTTGATCCTCTTCTCCTTGTCCTTTTTCCTCTTTGATGTTGTCTAGAACTGGGGATGTCTTACTCATCAATTTATCCATCTTCCACTCCTGCCTAGTGCCTAGTATGGTGCCTTACATACAGAAGCAACTAAATACTTATGGAATGAATGCAGGTGGCTTCAGGTGCCATTCATCAGCACCAGAGCAGTAGGTAGCTGGTCTCTTCTGAGTCTGGGATGACCTTGAATAACCTTGACATTTAATGTTGATATGAGAGCGCTGTCTATGCAGTTAGCGATGTTGGAATAAAAAGATTCAGAAAGGCCAGTGATTGAAAAATGACTTGATCTCTTTACAGCCAGTAATAGGTAATGTCAAAGTTGTATGTTCCTAATATTGGGAACTTCATCCAGTTGTCTGAGCTGAAAGGGGTGGGCATTGTAAGTGGATGGGAACAAACATGTCTCCAAAGCCacatttgtggtttttttttttttttttaaacagggagCCCATGGCCAAGACAGATGAGGGGGTGGCAGCCCCAGTGAGTGGAGGTGCTGCACGACTCCGATTTTTCTCCATGAAGAGGACAGTATCTCAACAGTCATTTGATGGTGTCTCATTGGATAGCAGTGGCCCTGAAGACCGGATTTCAGTGGACAGTGATGGCAGTGATAGCTTTGTGATGCTCTTGGAGTCTGGTATGTGGGAGCAGAGCCAGGCAAAGTTGCAGAAGTCCAGAAAGGGTTCTCTCTGCTGCCTGTATCAGTCTGGCAGGGCTAAAGAGGAGCTGAGAGATGATAATATAGACATTTTCTTAaccaagacaaaaaaagaaagagaaattttagTGGACTTGTGGGTTTGGTTTTAATTCCACGTTTCTAGGTTATTGGTTAATAACTGACTATATCACAGAAAGAGATTCAAACCAAAGGAGAAAGCACTAGTCTTACAGCCTTATAGCTAAGTCAGGATTAGTTTCATGGTTGGTATCAGTGGTATGAGTGTgcttatcatctttttttttttttggcctctgTTGTCACTGGAAAATAGGAGCTTTTTATCTGTTAATAAAATGAGAAACTTTTAGGAATTACCTCTGTATGTTATACTGGTTCTTTCAGTTTATTGAAATAGAAACTTAGGAAATGATCCCTTAAGAgtatctaggctgggcacggtggctcacgcctgtaatcccagcactttcggaggccgaggcgggtggatcacttgaggtcaggagttggagactagcctggccaatatggtaaaaccccgtctctactaaaaatagaaaaattagctgggcttagtggcagGTGcgtgtaatctcaactactcgggaggctgaggcaggagaattgtttgaaccggtAGAGGTACAGGaggtagagggtgcagtgagctgagattgcgccactgcactccagcctgggtgacagcgagactccgtctcaaaaaaaagagggaatgtcctatttatttatttattttatattgacaaattataattgtatcTATGTGGTATTAATACTAAGCGATCctatgatatatacacacatacagtgTGGGATTTTTGAGCCAAACTAATTAACATCTCCGTCACCTCAAATACTTACCATTTATTTCTCCTGTTTAACTGAAACATTACACTTTCACTAACATTTCCTCCTATCCCCTCCCATTTCCCTTTTCAGCCTCTGTTAAGCACCATCTTGCTCTCTGCTTTTATGAGTACAGTTGTTTTACATTCCATGTATAAGTGAGCACAtactatttttgtctttcagtgcCTGGCTTATCTCATTTAGCATATTGtctgtcctccagattcatctacgttatcacaaatgacaggatttccctctcataaggctgaatagtattccattgtgtgtttgtaccacattttctttatccgttcattGGTTGATGAACACATAAGTTGATCCCacaacttggctattgtgaataatgttgtagTAAACGCAGGAGTGGAGATAGTTCTTTGATATACTTTTTTTCATATTCCTTGGATATCTACCCAGAAGTGGATATGGTAACTCCATTTTTAGCTTTGAGGacccttcatactgttttccataatgcccatattaatttacatttccaccaacagggtgctagggtttccttttctctacatccttgccaacacttgttatctttaaTCTTTTTgagaatagccattctgacaggagTGAGttaatatttcactgtggttttaagaGAATGCGCTGTTTCTTAAGCTGGGTGGCGTGTACcatgtttgttttgttattatttttaacttcttatgGAAGATTTCATGTCTATGTACAAAAGTAGACAGAATCAAATAATGAACCCTCATACACCCATTACCTAGCTTTGAAATTAAGAAGTCATGgcaggcccggtgcagtggctcatgcctgtaatcccagcattttgggaggccaacgtgggtggatcacttaaggtgaAACCTAATTCTCCAATTTAAATTAAAGTTCTGAAAAATCTCCTGGGGTTCTTATATATTCACCTTAGACAGCAATTAAACTTGTGACTGGATTTCTGCCTTGGGAAGCATCCAGtctaaaaggaaagagaaggctggcacggtgcctcacgcatgtaatcccagcactttgggaggcccagacgggtggatcaggagtttgagaccagcctggccaacatggtgaaactctgtctctattaaaaatacaaaaattagccagggatggtggcgtgcgcctgtaatcccagctactcagaaggctgaggtgggagaattgcttgaacccaggaggtggaggttgtagtgagccgagatcacgccattgcactcccctgggcgacagagcaagactattccatctcaaaaaaaaaagaactcatggCCATTTTTGTTTCATAAACACTACTGCCCACTTTCCTTCATctcatattattttgaagcaaatcccaaaCATATCCTTTTGtccataaatattttcaattatgcATTGCTAGAAAATAcagacttaaatttttttaaattgtggtaaaatacgtATGAAATTTGCCATCCTAACCGTTTTTAAGTGGatagttcagtgacattaagtacattctgATTGTTGTACAATCATTACTACTGTCTATCTCCAGGATGTTTTTCTTCTTgtgaaacagaaactctgtactcattaaacagtaactcctcaTTTCCCCTCCCCTCAGTCCCTGACAACCATgattctactttctttttataaatttgactactttaggtacctcatataagtggaatcatgcagtatttgtccttttatcaCTGGCTTATTCCACTTGGTATATCCTCAAGATTCTTCTATTTTGTAgcgtgtgtcagaatttctttcctttttaaggctgaatagtgttccattgtatttATATACCACATTGCTTATCCTTGCATCCATGGaaggacacttgggttgcttctgtttacagacttttaaaaatgggatCAAATGTcattacactttaaaaaattaacagtaatTCCTTAAATTCATCAAATATCTAGTTAGTCCTCAAATTTCTAGTTGTCTCATGaatgtcataaatattttcttttatttttacagttgTCATTGTTTGTAGAGGTTGGATTTGAACAGAATATTTTGACTTTTGAACTCATTTGTCCTCTTTTTCATGCAGAGTCTGGTCCAGAATCTGTTCCACCAGGATCTCTTTCAAATGTCTCAGATAATGCTGGTGTTCAAGGGAGCCCTCTTGTGAATAACTATGGCCAGGGGTCACCAGCAGCCAACAGTTCAGTTTCACCCAGTGGAGAAGACCTCATCTTTCACCCGGTCAGCAGCTCTACTTTCTTCTCTGCAGAGGGTAGGCTGGGCTGAGAGCTTGGGACTTAAAACTAAGAGAATCTCCTTTGGTAGGTCTCAGTTCTGGTCCTGAAGGTGAATGAGGTGTCTTTTGGGATTGAGGTACGTGGTGAGGACCTGACTGTGGCCCTGCAAGCAGAGGAACTGACCCTCCAGCAGCTGGGCACCGTGGGACTCTGGCAGTTCCTGCGTGGACAGTGCCTAGGTAAGGATGGTAGTCATTCCACGACAGATAGTGGGACTTATCTAGGACAGCCATAGATTAACTTGTACTTGTCACTGtgctctaagggcagccactctACTAGTGCCAAGTTCTTTCCAGCAGCCATTGGGGGAGGAAAAGCTCCATTGAAACCTTTTTTGCAAGGAGCCTCTCAGAGCTGTTTCTAGGGCTTTGCATTCACTGTGCGAGTCTCCAACTTCACTTCCAGGTACTCCTGGAGCTTATATGAGGACAGTGTCCACTTCATTTGTATGTCTCTTAATATAAAACTATCTGATCAGGGAACTTCTGTCATTCAGATTCAGTCCTTTGATGtgaattttcatttataaaagatGACAGGAAAAATCTGGGCTTATGTTAcatacttcatttaaaaattattggctgggcacggggctcatgcctgtaatcccagcactttgggaggctgacgtaggtggatcacctgaggtcaggagtttgagaccagcctggccaacatggtaaaacgctgtctctactaaaatataaaaattagctgggcgtggtggcgggtgcctgtaatcccagctacttgggaggctgaggcaggagaattgcttgaacccgggaggtggaggttgcagtgagctgagattgtgccattgcactccagcctgggtgacaagagtgaaactctgtctcaaaaaatatatatttttaggctaagcatggtggctcatggcagtaatcccagcacgctgggaagctgaggtgggaaaccagcctgaacaacatagcaagacctcagctctacaaaaaatacaggctgggtgtggtggctcacgcctgtaatcctagcactttgggaggctgaggcgggtggatcacttaaggtcgggaatttgaaaccaccctggccaacatggtgaaaccccgtctctactaaaatacaaaaaaattagctgggcgtggtggcagg includes these proteins:
- the BLTP3A gene encoding bridge-like lipid transfer protein family member 3A isoform X3, with translation MAAAAAAVSGAYAAARFTKNLSPDKINLSTLKGEGQLTNLELDEEVLQNVLELPTWLAITRVYCNRASIRIQWTKLKTHPICLCLDKVEVEMKTCEDPRPPNGQSPIALASGQSEYGFAEKVVEGMFIIVNSITIKIHSKAFHASFELWQLQGYSVNPNWQQSDLRLTRITDPRRGEVLTFKEITWQTLRIEADATDNGDQDPVTTPLRLITNQGRIQIALKRRTKDCNVISSKLMFLLDDLLWVLTDSQLKAMMKYAESLSEAMEKSAQQRKSLAPEPVQITPPAPSAQQSWAQAFGDSQGNSNSSSSRLSQYFEKFDVKESSYHLLISRLDLHICDDSQSREPGVSANRLMGGAMQLTFRKMAFDYYPFHWAGDSCKHWVRHCEAMETRGQWAQKLVMEFQSKMEKWHEETGLKPPWHLGVDSPFRRKADSLSSPRKNPLERSPSQGRQVAFRPPAWNRLRSSCMVVRVDDLDIHQVSTAGQPSKKPSTLLSCSRKLHNLPTQVSAIHIEFTEYYFPDNQELPVPCPNLYIQLNGLTFTMDPVSLLWGNLFCLDLYRSLEQFKAIYKLEDSSQKDEHLDIRLDAFWLKVSFPLEKRERAELHRPQALVFSASGMIATNTRHAPHCSCSDLQSLFRGFAAAEFFHSNYDHFPKVPGGFSLLHMLFLHHAFQMDSCLPQPNTLPPQRPKASRDLWSVHFTQISLDFEGTENFKGHTLNFVAPFPLSIWACLPLRWQQAQARKLLLASEGRLKPSASFGNPVQSEALAPDSMSHQRSKTEHDLKSLSGLTEVMEILKEGSSGMDNKGPLTELEDVADVHMLVHSPAHVRVRLDHYQYLALLRLKDVLQRLQEQLTKDTESVTGSPLQNQTACIGVLFPSAEVALLMHPAPGAVDADSAGSDSTSLVDSELSPSEDRELKSDASSDQGPASPEKVLEESSIDNQDVSQERPHSNGELQDSGPLAQQLAGKGHEAVESLQAKKLSRTQASSSPAALKPPAGRETAVNGQGELIPLKNIEGELSSAIHMTKDATKEALHATMDLTKEAVSLTKDAFSLGRDRMTSTMYKMLSLPPAKEPMAKTDEGVAAPVSGGAARLRFFSMKRTVSQQSFDGVSLDSSGPEDRISVDSDGSDSFVMLLESESGPESVPPGSLSNVSDNAGVQGSPLVNNYGQGSPAANSSVSPSGEDLIFHPVSVLVLKVNEVSFGIEVRGEDLTVALQAEELTLQQLGTVGLWQFLRGQCLGTCFQESSTLKTGHIRPAVGLRFEVGPGAAVHSPLASQNGFLHLLLHGCDLELLTSVLSGLGPFLEDEEIPVVVPMQIELLNSSITLKDDIPPIYPTSPGPIPITLAMEHVVLKRSDDGVFHIGGERTAYPTKRTYRN